Proteins encoded together in one Chelonoidis abingdonii isolate Lonesome George chromosome 1, CheloAbing_2.0, whole genome shotgun sequence window:
- the SON gene encoding protein SON isoform X4: MEGESSRGAVMATNIEQIFRSFVVSKFREIQEEQEQQQQLGGGKVEGQQNGETIPAEQANTSDDTVTGAGSLQNDQIVQKIEEVLSGALDTELQCKSGVEEDSVKNSSASTKRGPTDEVEDEIPRKKSKKNKKHKSKKKKKKKKKKRKKEKKHKKQPKESKLSAQYGEHADLQPISHSQTEKLGSKLITQHGGHADSDLAGQMQPGELGTKLSAEYMGHSIKRLTPHLLSDSESSVEKLGSEKTNLVLTETHSTFSSETSKLDTQEENTNTVKIQEQAKVKLLVNKTHESIYHIAINMNAKGGPLPVKDTENGTVCTNNTGVAGKSEIEKDLGAISASEITEELKDSEATLKSMGMVEVKDLETTLESETMAKIKFSEAILKSLTMVNSEGLEAPLESLAGANDLVETPTSVVVMEMKALQETTESVVMTDMKGLEATLETVGVAEAKSLKGGLEFVAVPDDLVATSKSVAKAEVNGLEATSKSASVVEVKGSEGALEPVATHEVKDLERTLEYIAPGKDSETTLEAVVNAKDLEAALKPAMEMKDLEVTPESVHMEEVKGAEGILESLAMAVDLEGTLKPAPVAEAKVSDTASLSLQIEDKKQSKGFLESVAMAKGPETILEPAGVTEVKDLEGIPESLHIQDMEDLEASLEPVVMTAGLEVALEHVPFATATTPLMQMEKVKDVEGALVKSVAVAEGSEAALEHVVLAEKKGVEPASLSLQMEDVKDSEGALESIAVEEGSEATQEPVTEAKDLEAILESVSGVKGSEPAPLSLQMEDVKGSEGGIKSLAMAKGSKPTLKAVAVWEGRGSEAALLSLEMENVKDSEGALESVARARGSEPTLEPVAMVEAKGLGVLSLQMENVKDSEGALESETMAKYLEAALEPVAEVKDSEAMLRSLQMEDVEELEGTLESVVAANSSVATLGPVARAEEKGGETPPLSLQIEDVAESEGVLESMSVVKLKALEAAFESVVKVEVKALNKLVQAESEVTAPFKDLGAIPKFLCMESDSVITPESETTSKVKNMEIIGQSESLAEVKDLETTPESEAVVESKDSETTTETKVVMEVKDLKTIPESQVMTEVSDLKISPHTEVEVMKSFETAAKSDATIIEVEDSESTLESRALVEVKYLEVTPESEAITGIKYAKKFLESEAKTELKHSEAIPESLHLTDLKDSGKTPGPEVMIQMRDSKTAKKSEPIPLVKDSEASRELLHIVVKDLQSTLEPETVTMVKDLKETLECEMVVAKDLETTLKSEAIMDVKHSKAAPESLYKAKVKDSEAVPESLYSSKVKGAELALELEAAAKVKDLKETLESKVMADVKDLEAASESVVTMKVKDLEEIPEHWQPVGVKFLEASPESEETVEVKNLEATPEAQVLTEMKVLEETLESLYTVEVEELEKITKSMPMVEVKESEALMDLKFSAATLKSEKTVDVKILEDAPESLTVENIQNSKVYLESLHTEEMKDLEADLEAETATDLKDLEEALGTVQVKYSEAVLKSLSIAERKHLETTVESPNAVLDLETVLEPQHTVDLKLLETPEIPELTVEVKDSEAALESEAFTEVNDLRATPESMATVEDSLHTVNMNNLEATPGLVTAAKVKDLEAAPESVVAVAEVKDLQAAPELAAVVKDLEAAPEYVTVLAEVKDSELVPDSLHTIDVKDSERTPQSMVVAAEMKDSETTPESVAAVAEVKYSETSLESVVATAEMKDLEAALKSVVVAEVKDLRAAPESLAAEVTDLESAPDILHPVDVKDSETAPESVVMAAEETDLEAASDFLCTVDVKDSGTSTESVIAAEEVTVLEAAPDFLHTEDLKDSERAPQSVVVAAEVKDSEAAPESVVTVAELKYSETSLESVVATAEMKDLEAVLESVADVKDLQAASDGLVVVAEVKDLKVSPESLAAVAAEETDLEAASDFLCTEDVKDSERTPQSMVVAAEMKDSETTPESVAAVAEVKYSETSLESVVATAEMKDLEAVLESVAVAEVKDLQAALDAVVAEVKDLKAVPVSLVVVADVEDSEGTPKSVGVAAEMKDSEAASESVAIVAEMKDLQAAPDSLVAVAEDSEAASVSLHTLSVNDSEAAPESVVATAEEKNLEAPPDSLYTVYIKDSETTQESVTVTAEVNDSEATPAFGPVAEEVKDLGVAPELVMAAAAAKDLGAPPESVVAVAVVDVSGVAPELVVAGAAAKDLEAPPESVVAVAVVDVSGVAPELVVAGAAAKDLEAPPESVVAVAVVDVSGVAPELVVAGAAAKDLGVPPELVVAVAEANDSEATPGSVAEVKNDDDLVKKKKAYEKSKSSDKHKQDAKKLKRSKSKSLSRSRKRKKKSRSRSVSKHLKYKRARSRSRNYSDSRKNHSTSYDKSRSRSVEKRGGKESSRRSRRRHSRSSDGLKSRSRSTDKREGKDSSWRSRRRRSRSSDRLKSKSRSVEKRGGKGSSRRSRRRRSRSSDRLKSRSQSVEKRDRKDSSWRSRRRRSKSSDRLKSRSRSVGKKGRKDSSWRSRRRRSKSSDRLKSRSRSRSVEKRERKDSSRRSRRRRSKSSDRLKSRSRSRSFEKRGGKETFWRSRRRRSKSSDRFKSRSRSRSFEKRGGKESSWRSGRRRSKSSDHLKSKSRSRSFEKRGGKESSWRSRRRRSKSSDHLKSKSRSRSVEKRSGKESSWRSRRRRSKSSDRFKSRSRSLEKRGGRDSSWRSKRRRSKSSDHLKSRSKSLEKRGGRGSSRRSKRRRSKSTDHHKSRSKSVEKVSSKESSRRLKRRRSKSSDRLKSRSKSIEKLGSKESSWRSRSSRSKSSERHESRSKSDEVEVEEPSQRSRSSRSKSSERHKSRSKSDEKIEVEEPSQRSRSSRSKSPELQKSRSKSAEKTKDKVSSQRSRRKRSKSSQRHKSRSKSVEKVEGKASSQRSRSKRSKSSERKLQKHDSESRSRRNRSRSVTRKRLSKSKSNHRSRTRSLSRSRHRRRTRSRSVSKRRRSLSRERHKRSQRNRSRSADRRRRRSNSRDHRIVLRLRTRSRTPIRRKRSRSVGRRRSSSKSPVRLRRSRSPGRRRCYSRSPDRQRRSRSSDKFSSRSPKRLTDLGAELRTV, encoded by the exons ATGGAGGGGGAGTCGAGCCGTGGGGCTGTCATGGCGACTAACATCGAGCAGATCTTTCGGTCCTTTGTGGTCAGCAAGTTCCGGGAGATccaggaggagcaggaacagcagcagcagctgggcgg TGGAAAGGTAGAAGGCCAGCAGAATGGTGAAACAATCCCAGCTGAGCAAGCAAACACTTCAGATGACACAGTAACGGGTGCTGGGAGTCTTCAGAATGATCAGATAGTTCAGAAAATAGAGGAAGTACTGTCTGGGGCCCTTGATACAGAGCTACAGTGTAAATCAG gtgtgGAGGAAGATTCAGTGAAAAATAGCTCTGCATCTACAAAAAGAGGCCCTACTGATGAAGTAGAAGATGAAATTCcaagaaaaaagtcaaaaaagaacaagaaacacaaaagcaagaagaagaagaagaaaaagaagaagaaaaggaagaaagaaaaaaaacacaaaaagcagCCAAAGGAATCAAAATTAAGTGCACAGTATGGAGAGCATGCAGATTTACAACCTATTTCTCACTCACAGACAGAAAAATTGGGCTCAAAGTTGATCACACAGCATGGAGGTCATGCAGATTCAGATCTTGCTGGTCAAATGCAGCCAGGAGAATTGGGCACTAAATTGAGTGCAGAATACATGGGGCATTCAATTAAAAGACTCACACCTCATTTGCTATCAGATTCTGAATCATCTGTGGAAAAACTTGGGAGTGAAAAAACAAACTTGGTCTTGACTGAGACACACAGTACATTCAGTTCAGAAACCAGCAAATTGGATACCCAGGAAGAAAATACTAATACAGTGAAAATTCAAGAGCAAGCTAAAGTAAAATTATTGGTGAATAAGACTCATGAAAGTATATATCATATAGCTATTAATATGAATGCAAAGGGTGGACCTTTACCAGTTAAAGACACTGAAAATGGTACTGTATGTACCAACAATACTGGAGTTGCTGGTAAATCTGAaattgaaaaggatctgggggctatTTCAGCCTCTGagataacagaagaactaaaagattcAGAAGCTACTCTGAAATCGATGGGCATGGTGGAGGTGAAAGACTTAGAAACAACCTTAGAATCTGAGACCATGGCAAAGattaaattttcagaagcaattcTAAAATCTCTGACTATGGTGAATTCAGAGGGTTTGGAGGCCCCTCTAGAATCTCTGGCTGGGGCAAATGATTTGGTAGAAACTCCAACATCTGTAGTTGTAATGGAGATGAAAGCTTTGCAAGAAACCACAGAGTCTGTTGTCATGACAGATATGAAAGGTTTGGAAGCAACTCTAGAAACTGTGGGTGTGGCAGAGGCAAAAAGTTTGAAAGGCGGTCTTGAATTTGTGGCTGTGCCAGATGATTTGGTAGCAACTTCAAAATCTGTGGCCAAGGCAGAGGTGAATGGTTTGGAAGCAACTTCAAAATCTGCATCTGTGGTGGAGGTGAAAGGTTCAGAAGGAGCCCTAGAACCTGTGGCCACGCATGAGGTGAAAGATTTAGAAAGAACCCTAGAATATATCGCCCCgggaaaagattcagaaacaACACTAGAAGCTGTTGTGAATGCAAAAGATTTGGAAGCAGCTCTAAAACCTGCGATGGAGATGAAAGATTTGGAAGTAACTCCAGAATCTGTACACATGGAGGAGGTGAAAGGTGCAGAAGGAATCCTAGAATCTCTGGCTATGGCAGTAGATTTGGAAGGAACCCTCAAACCTGCTCCTGTGGCAGAGGCAAAAGTTTCAGATACAGCATCACTGTCTCTTCAAATAGAAGATAAGAAACAGTCAAAAGGATTCCTAGAATCTGTGGCAATGGCAAAAGGTCCAGAAACAATCCTAGAACCTGCAGGGGTGACAGAGGTGAAAGATTTGGAAGGAATTCCAGAATCTCTGCACATACAGGATATGGAAGATTTGGAAGCGTCCTTAGAACCTGTGGTCATGACAGCAGGTCTGGAAGTGGCTCTAGAACATGTACCTTTCGCCACAGCCACAACTCCACTTATGCAAATGGAAAAAGTGAAAGATGTGGAAGGAGCCCTAGTAAAATCTGTGGCAGTGGCAGAAGGTTCAGAAGCAGCCCTAGAACATGTTGTCTTGGCAGAGAAGAAAGGTGTGGAACCAGCTTCACTATCTCTGCAAATGGAAGATGTGAAAGATTCGGAAGGAGCCCTAGAATCTATTGCCGTGGAAGAAGGCTCAGAAGCAACCCAAGAACCAGTGACAGAGGCAAAAGACTTGGAAGCAATCCTAGAATCTGTCTCGGGGGTGAAAGGGTCAGAACCAGCACCACTGTCTCTGCAGATGGAAGATGTGAAAGGTTCAGAAGGAGGTATAAAATCTTTGGCCATGGCAAAAGGTTCAAAACCAACCCTAAAAGCTGtggctgtgtgggagggaagaggtTCAGAAGCAGCTCTGCTGTCTCTGGAAATGGAGAATGTGAAAGATTCAGAAGGAGCCCTAGAATCTGTGGCCAGGGCAAGAGGTTCAGAACCAACCCTAGAACCTGTGGCCATGGTAGAGGCTAAAGGTCTGGGAGTTCTCTCTCTGCAAATGGAGAATGTGAAAGATTCAGAAGGAGCCCTAGAATCTGAGACCATGGCAAAATACTTAGAGGCAGCTCTAGAACCTGTGGCAGAGGTGAAAGATTCGGAAGCAATGCTTCGGTCTCTGCAAATGGAAGATGTGGAAGAATTAGAAGGAACCCTAGAATCTGTCGTGGCGGCCAACAGTTCGGTTGCAACCCTAGGGCCTGTGGCCAGGGCGGAGGAGAAAGGTGGAGAAACACCTCCACTATCTCTGCAAATAGAAGATGTGGCAGAATCAGAAGGAGTCCTAGAATCTATGTCTGTGGTGAAGTTGAAGGCTTTGGAAGCAGCCTTTGAGTCTGTAGTCAAGGTAGAGGTGAAGGCGTTAAATAAACTTGTACAAGCTGAGTCTGAGGTCACAGCTCCGTTTAAAGATTTGGGAGCAATTCCCAAATTTCTGTGCATGGAGTCAGATTCGGTAATAACTCCAGAATCGGAAACAACATCGAAAGTGAAAAACATGGAAATAATTGGACAATCTGAATCACTGGCAGAAGTGAAAGATTTGGAAACCACCCCAGAATCTGAGGCAGTGGTGGAGTCAAAGGATTCAGAAACAACTACAGAAACTAAGGTAGTGATGGAAGTAAAAGATTTGAAAACAATTCCAGAGTCCCAAGTCATGACGGAAGTGAGTGACTTGAAAATATCTCCACATACTGAGGTGGAGGTGATGAAAAGTTTTGAAACAGCTGCAAAGTCTGATGCCACTATAATAGAGGTGGAAGATTCTGAATCAACTCTGGAATCTAGGGCACTAGTAGAGGTGAAATATCTGGAAGTCACACCGGAATCTGAGGCAATAACTGGCATAAAATATGCCAAAAAATTTCTAGAATCTGAGGCCAAGACAGAGTTGAAACATTCAGAAGCTATCCCAGAATCTTTACACCTTACAGACTTGAAAGATTCTGGAAAAACACCAGGACCTGAGGTGATGATACAAATGAGAGATTCAAAAACAGCTAAAAAATCGGAGCCAATCCCTCTGGTGAAAGATTCTGAAGCTAGTCGAGAATTGCTGCATATAGTGGTAAAAGATTTGCAATCAACTCTAGAACCTGAGACTGTGACAATGGTGAAAGATTTGAAGGAAACTCTAGAGTGTGAGATGGTGGTGGCAAAAGATTTAGAAACAACCCTAAAATCTGAAGCAATCATGGATGTAAAGCATTCTAAGGCTGCTCCAGAATCTTTGTATAAAGCAAAGGTAAAGGATTCAGAAGCAGTTCCAGAATCTCTCTATTCATCGAAGGTGAAAGGTGCGGAATTAGCTCTAGAACTGGAGGCGGCAGCAAAGGTGAAAGATTTGAAAGAAACCCTTGAATCTAAGGTCATGGCAGATGTGAAAGATTTGGAAGCCGCTTCAGAATCTGTGGTCACGATGAAGGTAAAAGATTTGGAAGAAATTCCAGAACATTGGCAGCCAGTGGGTGTGAAATTTTTGGAAGCATCTCCGGAATCTGAGGAAACAGTAGAAGTAAAAAATTTAGAAGCAACTCCAGAAGCTCAGGTGTTGACAGAGATGAAAGTTTTGGAAGAAACTCTGGAATCTCTGTACACCGTAGAGGTGGAGGAGCtagaaaaaattacaaaatctATGCCAATGGTAGAGGTGAAAGAATCTGAGGCTCTGATGGATCTGAAATTCTCAGCAGCAACTCTAAAATCTGAGAAAACAGTGGACGTCAAAATTTTGGAAGATGCACCAGAATCTTTGACGGTGGAAAATATACAAAATTCAAAAGTATATCTAGAATCTCTGCACACTGAGGAAATGAAAGATTTGGAAGCCGATCTAGAAGCTGAGACTGCAACAGATCTGAAGGATTTGGAAGAAGCTTTGGGCACTGTGCAGGTGAAATATTCAGAAGCAGTTTTGAAATCTCTGAGCATAGCAGAGAGAAAACATTTGGAAACAACTGTAGAAAGTCCTAATGCAGTGCTAGATTTGGAAACAGTTTTAGAACCTCAACACACTGTGGATCTGAAACTTCTGGAAACTCCTGAGATTCCTGAGTTAACAGTGGAGGTGAAAGATTCTGAAGCAGCTCTAGAATCTGAGGCTTTTACAGAGGTAAATGACTTGCGAGCTACTCCAGAGTCTATGGCCACAGTGGAGGATTCTCTTCACACAGTAAACATGAATAACTTGGAAGCAACTCCAGGGTTGGTGACAGCTGCAAAGGTGAAAGACTTGGAAGCAGCTCCAGAATCTGTGGTGGCAGTAGCAGAGGTGAAGGATTTACAAGCAGCTCCAGAATTGGCAGCAGTGGTGAAAGATTTGGAAGCAGCTCCAGAATATGTGACAGTGCTGGCAGAGGTGAAAGATTCAGAACTAGTTCCAGATTCTCTGCATACCATAGATGTGAAAGATTCTGAAAGAACTCCACAATCTATGGTAGTGGCTGCAGAGATGAAGGATTCTGAAACAACTCCAGAATCTGTGGCAGCAGTGGCAGAGGTAAAATACTCAGAAACAAGTCTGGAATCTGTGGTGGCTACTGCAGAAATGAAAGATTTAGAAGCAGCTCTGAAATCTGTGGTGGTGGCAGAAGTGAAGGATTTGAGAGCAGCTCCAGAATCTTTGGCTGCAGAGGTGACAGACTTGGAATCAGCGCCAGATATTCTGCATCCTGTGGATGTGAAAGATTCTGAAACAGCTCCAGAATCTGTGGTGATGGCAGCAGAAGAGACAGATTTGGAAGCAGCTTCAGATTTTCTGTGTACTGTAGATGTGAAAGATTCTGGAACAAGTACAGAATCTGTGATAGCGGCTGAAGAAGTGACAGTTTTGGAAGCAGCTCCAGATTTTCTGCACACTGAAGATTTGAAAGATTCTGAAAGAGCTCCACAATCTGTGGTAGTTGCTGCAGAGGTGAAAGATTCAGAAGCTGCTCCAGAATCTGTTGTGACAGTGGCAGAATTGAAATATTCAGAAACAAGTCTGGAATCTGTGGTGGCTACTGCAGAAATGAAAGATTTAGAAGCCGTTTTGGAATCTGTGGCAGACGTGAAGGATTTGCAGGCTGCTTCAGATggtttggtggtggtggcagaggtgaaagatttgaaagtatctccAGAATCTTTGGCAGCGGTGGCAGCAGAAGAGACAGATTTGGAAGCAGCTTCAGATTTTCTGTGTACTGAAGATGTGAAAGATTCTGAAAGAACTCCACAATCTATGGTAGTGGCTGCAGAGATGAAGGATTCTGAAACAACTCCAGAATCTGTGGCAGCAGTGGCAGAGGTAAAATACTCAGAAACAAGTCTGGAATCTGTGGTGGCTACTGCAGAAATGAAAGATTTAGAAGCCGTTCTGGAATCTGTGGCAGTGGCAGAGGTGAAGGATTTGCAGGCTGCTCTAGATGCTGTGGTGGCAGAGGTGAAAGATTTGAAAGCTGTTCCAGTTTCTCTGGTGGTGGTGGCAGATGTGGAAGATTCAGAAGGCACTCCAAAATCTGTGGGGGTGGCTGCAGAGATGAAAGATTCAGAAGCAGCTTCAGAATCTGTGGCGATAGTGGCAGAGATGAAAGATTTGCAAGCTGCTCCAGATTCTCTGGTGGCGGTGGCAGAGGATTCAGAAGCAGCTAGTGTTTCTCTGCATACTTTAAGTGTGAATGATTCAGAAGCAGCTCCAGAATCTGTGGTGGctacagcagaagagaaaaatttgGAAGCACCTCCAGATTCTCTGTATACAGTGTACATTAAAGATTCAGAAACAACTCAAGAATCTGTGACAGTGACAGCAGAGGTGAATGATTCAGAAGCAACTCCAGCATTTGGACCAGTGGCGGAAGAGGTGAAAGATTTGGGAGTGGCTCCAGAATTGGtgatggctgcagcagcagcaaaagattTGGGAGCGCCTCCAGAATCGGTGGTGGCTGTGGCAGTGGTGGACGTTTCGGGAGTGGCTCCAGAATTGGTGGTGGCTGGGGCAGCGGCAAAAGATTTGGAAGCGCCTCCAGAATCGGTGGTGGCTGTGGCAGTGGTGGACGTTTCGGGAGTGGCTCCAGAATTGGTGGTGGCTGGGGCAGCGGCAAAAGATTTGGAAGCGCCTCCAGAATCGGTGGTGGCTGTGGCAGTGGTGGACGTTTCGGGAGTGGCTCCAGAATTGGtggtggctggggcagcagcaaaAGATTTGGGAGTGCCTCCAGAATTGGTGGTGGCTGTGGCGGAGGCAAATGATTCCGAAGCAACTCCAGGATCTGTGGCAGAAGTGAAGAATGATGATGatcttgtaaaaaaaaagaaagcttatgaAAAAAGTAAGAGTAGTGATAAACATAAACAAGATgcaaagaaattaaaaaggaGTAAATCTAAATCTCTTTCACGATCCAGGAAGCGGAAAAAAAAGTCCAGGTCACGTTCTGTCTCtaaacatttgaaatataaaagagCAAGGTCTAGGAGCAGAAACTACTCAGATTCCAGAAAGAACCATTCCACATCTTATGACAAGTCTAGATCCAGATCTGTTGAAAAAAGAGGTGGCAAAGAATCTTCACGGAGGTCTAGACGCAGACACTCCAGGTCCTCTGATGGTCTCAAGTCAAGATCCAGATCCACTGATAAAAGGGAAGGCAAAGACTCTTCCTGGAGGTCAAGACGCAGGCGTTCCAGGTCCTCTGATCGGCTCAAGTCTAAATCCAGATCTGTTGAAAAAAGAGGTGGCAAAGGGTCTTCACGGAGGTCTAgacgcagacgctccaggtcctCTGATCGCCTCAAGTCTAGATCCCAATCTGTTGAAAAAAGAGATCGCAAAGATTCTTCATGGAGGTCTAGACGCAGACGCTCCAAGTCCTCTGATCGTCTCAAGTCTAGATCCAGGTCTGTTGGAAAAAAAGGGCGTAAAGACTCTTCCTGGAGGTCCAGACGCAGACGCTCCAAGTCCTCTGATCGTCTCAAGTCTagatccagatccagatctgTTGAAAAAAGAGAGCGCAAAGACTCTTCACGAAGGTCTAGACGCAGACGCTCCAAGTCCTCTGATCGTCTCAAGTCTAGATCCAGATCCAGATCTTTTGAAAAAAGAGGTGGCAAAGAAACTTTCTGGAGGTCCAGACGCAGGCGCTCCAAGTCCTCTGATCGTTTCAAGtccagatccagatccagatctTTTGAAAAAAGAGGTGGCAAAGAATCTTCCTGGAGGTCCGGACGCAGACGCTCCAAGTCCTCTGATCATCTCAAATcaaaatccagatccagatcTTTTGAAAAAAGAGGTGGCAAAGAATCTTCCTGGAGGTCTAGACGCAGACGCTCCAAGTCTTCTGATCATCTCAAATcaaaatccagatccagatcTGTTGAAAAAAGAAGTGGCAAAGAATCTTCCTGGAGATCAAGACGCAGACGCTCAAAATCCTCTGATCGTTTCAAGTCAAGATCGAGATCTCTTGAAAAAAGAGGGGGCAGGGACTCTTCATGGAGGTCTAAACGTAGACGTTCCAAGTCCTCGGATCATCTCAAATCTAGATCAAAATCTCTTGAAAAAAGAGGGGGCAGAGGCTCTTCACGGAGGTCTAAACGTAGACGCTCCAAATCCACTGATCATCACAAGTCTAGATCCAAATCTGTTGAAAAAGTAAGTAGTAAAGAGTCTTCACGGAGGTTGAAACGTAGACGTTCCAAGTCCTCTGATCGTCTCAAATCTAGATCCAAATCTATTGAAAAACTAGGAAGCAAAGAGTCTTCATGGAG GTCTCGAAGTAGCCGCTCCAAATCTTCTGAACGTCACGAGTCCAGATCCAAATCTGATGAAGTGGAGGTTGAGGAGCCTTCCCAGAGGTCTCGAAGTAGCCGCTCCAAATCTTCTGAACGTCACAAGTCCAGATCCAAATCTGATGAAAAAATAGAGGTTGAAGAGCCTTCCCAGAGGTCTCGGAGTAGCCGCTCCAAGTCTCCTGAACTTCAAAAGTCTAGATCGAAATCTGCTGAAAAAACAAAGGACAAAGTGTCTTCACAGAGGTCTAGAAGAAAACGCTCCAAATCTTCTCAACGTCATAAGTCTAGATCCAAATCAGTTGAAAAAGTAGAGGGCAAAGCATCTTCACAGAGGTCTAGAAGCAAGCGCTCTAAATCCTCTGAGCGCAAATTACAAAAACATGATAGTGAATCACGGTCCAGACGAAATCGGTCTCGGTCAGTAACCCGTAAAAGACTGTCAAAATCTAAATCTAATCATCGGTCTCGGACACGCTCTCTGTCACGTTCAAGACACAGGAGGAGAACTCGGTCAAGATCAGTGTCAAAAAGGAGACGGTCTTTATCTAGAGAGAGACACAAAAGATCTCAAAGGAACAGATCAAGGTCTGCTGATCGAAGAAGAAGACGATCGAACTCAAGGGATCACCGAATAGTGCTCAGGTTACGGACCAGAAGTCGAACACCTATTCGACGAAAACGGTCTAGGTCAGTGGGAAGAAGACGAAGCTCTAGCAAATCACCAGTTCGACTAAGAAGATCAAGATCACCTGGGAGAAGAAGATGCTATAGCAGATCACCTGATCGTCAAAGAAGGTCCAGATCATCCGATAAGTTTTCAAGCAGATCACCTAAACGTCTTACAGACTTAG GAGCCGAGCTTAGAACTGTTTAA